Within Halobacterium jilantaiense, the genomic segment ACTTCGCGGCGGGCTGGGACCGCATGTACGCGGTCCGGGAGAGCCACAACGACGTGACGTTCGTCGACGAGTTCCTCACACAGGAGTTCGTCGACGCCAATGACTACTTCGCCTACGAGTTCAGCCAGACCCGCGGCGACTTCCGGGCGACAAGCACGGCCGCCGAGGACGTGAAACGCAAGCTACTGCTCCGGTTCACGAACCTCGGGAAGCCGACCATCGCGGTGTACGACGCGAACCACGAGAACCGGGGGGAGCTGTTGCTCGGCCACGAGTACAACGGCGTGATGCTCGACCTCGACCAGGCGGAGGCGACGCTCGAACGCGTCTTCGAGCTGTGGGGGCGGCCCGTCGTGTTGCACACGGTTACCAAGCGCGTGACGGACGCCGAGCGGAAGCGCGCGCGCCGCAACGACCGCGAGCCCGAGCCGGAAGAAGTCGGACTGAAGCTCCGGTACGACGGCGAGGAAGTCGAGCACTCGGAACTCGACTGGGGAGAGGTCGACCACCTCGCCGCGGACGACCTCGACTACGATACGAAGCCCGAGGAGTGGCTGTGAGCCGGCGGGCGACGCGGCGACACCTGAACCGGCCGTCGCGCTGTCGCTGACGGTCCGGGCGGTTCGTCAGGTCACAGCGAGAGTTGCTCCCTGTGTCTCGAACGTCGGGAAGAATCAGGTCGTGACGACGGTGACCGCGCCGTCGAACTCGAGGATGATGCGCTGGGTGACGTCCCCGAAGATGGCTTTCCCGGTGGGAGAGCGTTTGCGGCCCGCGAGGAAGATGTGGTCGGCGTCGGTGCTGTCGGCGAACTGGAGAATCTCGTCGCCCTTCTCGCCGACCCGGCCGGCGGCCTCCGGCTCGATGTCGACATCGCCGAGGACGTCCCGCCCGATGTCCTTCGCGAACGTCCGGGCACCGTCCTGGGCTTCGTCGATGGTGTAGTTGACGTTCAGGTCGGGGATGCTCGCCATCGACTCGCGGCGGTCGCTGTACTCGTCTTCGGTTGTGACGTGCAGCAAGACGAGTTCCGCATCCACACCGGCTGCGAGTTCACCCGCCTCTCGGACCAGCTCTTTCGCGGAGTCGCTGGCCTCGACGACTGCAATCGCTCGTTCCATACCCGGGACGGCGGAACCCACGACAATAAAAGGTGGTGCGCCAGTCGTAGACATGAACAACGCATTTGTAGGGGTAGGGAGAAGTGCCGTCGATGAGTCTCCGGCGTCTGATTGCAGAGGTTCGGGGGCGGGAGAAGACCCTCACCGTCTACGCCCCGGCCGAAGCGGACGTGGTGGACGCGGTCCGGGAGTACTTCGCGTCCCAGCACGTCACCGTCCGGCACGAGCGGACGGACAGCGGCCCGCGAGCCGTGCTCTCGGACGACGGCGAAGAGCTGGCGTCGGTCGATGCCGACGCGCTCCGCAAGCTGACTTCCCGGGACCTCCACGAGGTCGGGGAGGCAGCACCGTACAGCCCGCTGCTCGCGTGCCTCGACCGGACGACGTTCACGTCCTACGACCGCCGCCAGATGACACAGGCGTCCCGCGAGATAGAGGACCGCGCGTGGCGGGCGAATCAGGGCGAACTCCACACGGGGTTCCAGGCGCTCTCGAACGTCGTGACCGAGCGAGAGACCTACGAGCAGTTGGCGACCAGTGGGCTGGACGTCAACGTCTACGGGGTGCCGGACGAGGACCTGGGAGCGACGCCGTTCTCGGTGTTCGGTATCGACACCGAGGAGGTGGCAAAGACCTGGTTCGTGGTGTTCGACGGCGGCGGGAACCGCGAGCAGTCCTCGGCGCTGCTCGCCGAGGAGCGCGGCGAGGGATTCTACGGCCTCTGGACGTACGAGCCGGACCTCGTCGAGCGCGCGCTCGGCGTGCTGGGCGAGTTCCGTGAGCGGGCGTGATGGCCGGCTTCCGAAGCTATTTCCGTGACGCTGGGAGAGATTTCGACGTGACGGGGTTTCGGGAGGTGGTCGCGGACATCGGGGGGCGGAATCGGGTTCTCACCGTCTACGCCGAGGGCGCACGCGAACTGGTTGCGGCCGCTCGGTCGTACTTCGCGTCCCAGAGCGTGACAGTCGCGGAGGAGTCGACCGGCGACGAGCGGGTCGTGCTGTCCGATCCGGACGGGACAGAGCTCGTGACCGTCGGTCTCGACGCGCTCAGAGACCTGACGCGGGGGTTCGAACGCGGCGTCGGCGACGGCGCGTCGTACACCGAACTGCTCTCGCACCTCGACCAGACGACGTTCGTGTCCTACGACCGCCGCCAGATGCTTCAGGCGACCCGGGAGGTCGAGGACCGCGCGTGGCGGCTGGGGGACGGCAGCCTGTACGCCGGATTCCAGCGGCTGTCGAAGCTCCGCGACCAGCGTCGGGTGTACGAGCGGCTGGCGGGCACCGACCTCGACGTTCACGTGTACGGGCAGCGTGACGCGGCGGTGTCCCTGCCGTCGTCGCTGACGGTTCACGAGCGAGAGTCGGCGGCGTTCCTCGATACCTGGTTCGTGCTGTTCGACGCCGACGAGGCGGGCGAGTCGGCGATGCTGCTGGCGGTCGAGGAGTCGGACGGATTCGAGGGGTTCTGGACGTTCGACGACGATCTGGTGGCGGACGGATTGGCGGCGCTGCGGGCGGAGACGTAACCAACGCTTTTCTTGCGGGCCCCCGACCCGCCGGTATGCGAGTGTTCGACACGGGACGGCTGGTAGACGGGCGACGCGACGACGCCGTCGAGGACGCGCGGCTGGTGGTCGACGACGGCGAAGTCGTCGACGCGGGGCCACGCGAGCACGTCGACGCGCCCGCGGACGCAGACAGGGAATCGCTCCCGGACGCGACCATCGTCCCGGGGTTCGTGGACGCGCACGTCCACTTGCAGGGTGCCCGCTCGATGAACATCGAGGACTGGCTGGCGACGCCGGACTCGGAGGCCGCGGCGCGCGCGACCACAGACCTCCGGCGGCTGGTCGACGCCGGGTTCACGAGCGCCCGCGACCTCGGGAGCTCCGTCGGCCTGGGGCTGCGCGCCGCCGTCCGGGACGGCGAGGTGCCGGGGCCGCGGGTGTTCACGAGCGGGCGAGCAATCTCCCAGACCGCGGGCCACGGCGACGTACACGGCGTCCCCCACGAGCGCGTGGCCGACGGCACGCCGCTGTCGACGCTGGCCGACGGGCCGGCTGAGTGCCGGAAGGAAGCCCGGAAGCGCCTCCGCGAAGGGGTCGACTGCCTGAAAGTCATGACGACGGGCGGCGTGCTCAGCCAGCGCGACACCCCGGACGTCCGCCAGTTCACGGACGACGAGATTGCGGCGATGACACAGGAGGCCGAGCGCGTCGGCGTGCAGGTCGCCTCGCACGCGCAGGGTGCCGACGGCATCGTGGCCGCGCTCCGGAACGGCGTCGACACCATCGAGCACGGGTTCCACCTCGACGACCGGGGCCTCGACCTGCTGGCCGAGCGAGACGCGACGTTCGTGCCGACGCTCGCAATCATGCACCGCATCACCGAGCGCGGCGACGACTACGGCGTCCCCGAGTGGGGGCTGGAGAAGTCGCGAGCGGCCCGCGAGTCGCACCTCGACGCCGTCGAGCGAGCCTACGAGGCCGGCGTCCCCGTCGCGGCCGGCACGGACTTCATGGGGCCCGAACTGGTTCCCCACGGGGAGAACGCCCTGGAGATGGAGCTGTTCGTCGACGAGATCGGGATGACCGAGATGGAGGCCATTCAGGCGGGAACGCGCGTGTCGGCGCGCACGCTCCCGCGAGACGACGTGGGGACCCTGGAAGCGGACCAGCGCGCGGACTTCGCCGTGCTGTCTGGGGACCCGCTGGCGGACATCTCCGCGGTGCGGGACGTCGAGGCCACGTACGTGGACGGCGAGCGCGTCGACGGCTACTCGTAGGCGCGAGTGCGCCACGCCGTCGCAATCGCGATGCAGAGCACGACCACGCCGTAGGTCGCGACGACCACGACGGAGTTCCGGCCGGCCGCCTGCACGGCGGCGAACGCGAGCGTCGCGACGCCGAAGGCAGTCAGCGAGAGCGCGAGCACGACCGCGAGCGCCGCCGGGTCGGTCGCTGCCTCGGCGTCGTACAGGGGCAGCACCTCGACCGAGCCGGCGCTGTACAGCACCCACCCGCCGGTGAACAGCGCCGCCGCGAGCGCGAGGTAGGGCGCGGCCGCGACCAGTTCCATACAGAGTCCTGCGGCACGTCGGTCTTAATCCTTCCCCACGGCCGGCGACGGAGGGTAGCGAGCGCGCACGGCGCGGCCTAGGATTCAGGACACTCCCGGCCCTATCGAGTCTATGCGCGACCTCTCGCAGGACCTGACCGCCGGCCAGCCCTACCCCGGTGACCCGCCGGTGCGCGTGACGCCGCACGCGACGATGACCGAGGACGGCTACCGGGTCGCCGAACTCGCCTGCAGCACGCACTCGGGGACGCACGTGGACGCGCCGAGCCACCTGTGCGAGGACGGCGCTTCGCTCGGCGCGTTCGACGTCGCGGACTTCCGATTCGACGCGCGCGTCCTCGATTGTACAGACTTCGGGGACCGCGAGCCGGTTCCCTCCGAGCGCGTCCCGGACACGGACGCCGACCTCCTCCTCGTTCACACGGGATTCGCGACTTACTGGGGCACAGACGAGTACCTCGACCACCCCTACCTCTCGGCGGCGGCCGCCGAGCGCTGCGCGAGCCAGGGGTGCGCCGTCGGCCTCGATGCGCCGAGCGTGGACCCGTCTCCGTCACCGAACGCGAGCGACGACGAGCCAGCCGGCTACCCCGCCCACCACGCGCTGCTCGGTGCCGGCCTGCCGATTCTGGAGAATCTGACGAATCTGGCCGGGCTGCCGGAGCGCGTCACCGTCCACGCGTACCCGCTGCCGGTCGACGCGGACGGTGCCCCCGCCAGGGTCGTCGCCGAGCCCTGAGCGGAGCCCCGGTCACTCCTCGACGGTGCCCTGGCTGCGGATGAATCCGGACTTGAAGCCGATCCAGCCGAGGACGCTGATGAACAGAATCGGCGGGAAGATGACGAACCCCCACAGCGGGTTCAGGCCCCACTTGAGGAGGAGTACGATGTCGGCGATGCCGAGCAGCAGGAACGGCAGGATGGCGAGGCCCGCCTGTTTGCGGCTACCCGAGCCCCCGTCCGTCGGCGTCGGCACGTCCATACACGGCGATTCGCGGGCCACCAGCAAAAGCCAACCGGCTCCCGTCGAACAGCCGTCTCGTTTCCCGTATCACATTCCGTATACGGTGTCGGTTCGGGAGTGGTTCTGAGACGACGCGTCTGTCGGCGTTGAGTCCCCTCAACGCGGCGGTCTCTCGAGCGGACGCGAGCGGTCGTGTTCGCCTCGAGTTTGAAACCGGAGTCCGGCCCGGAACTCGACCCAGCCCTCTTCCGTGCAGCGCCCGATGGGGCGAATAGAATGTCCTGGTTCGACTCGGACTCCTCGACCGCGACCGGTGCGGAATCAGAGGTCGTCCAGGGGCTTCGAGGCGCAACTAGACTCTTCGAGCGGTACGAACTCGCCATCAAGACGGCGCTGGTGTTCACCCTCACGACGGCGTTCGGGCTGGCGTGGCACTCGGTCGCCACCCAGCAGATCGGCAACAACATGAGCGCGCTCCTCGTGTGGTTCTCGCTCATCTTCGCGGCGGGGGCCGCTATCCTCGGCGGCACGGTCAAGCTCTGGGCAGCCGTCCAGGACCGCCGCCGCGACTGGACGTAGACGGGACCGCGAGCGTTTTCACCGACGCGCTCGGAGTAGGGCGCGTGAGCGAGTACGTCACCCACGAGAGCCTGCTATCGGTCGTGGGCACGGTCGAGCGCGCGGGCGGCACGCGCCGTCTGGAGGTCCGGCTGCCAGCTGACAGCGACGCGTCGTTCCCGGTCGGAGACGTGGTTCGAGTCGTTCTCGGCGGCAGCGAGCATCGGGCGCGCGTCGACCAGACTGCCGACGGGACGCCCGTGTTCAGGGGAGCCTACGACACGCCGAGTCAGGCCCGCGACCCGGGCGCTGCGACGAACCGGCTCGGCGAGTGGGTCGAGGACGTGGGTCTGGAAGCCGGTCGGTCGGTCCACGTCGACGTCGTCGAGGCGGAGTTCAAGTACGGCGTACGGGCACCGGGCGCAGACGCGACCTACGAGTCGACCGGCCGGCCCGACCCCGGACTGGCGGACATCGCGGCGTCGCTCGACGACGAGTAGCTGCGGCGTCGGTCAGTCGAGGATACTGGCCTCAGTGACCTCGAAGCGCGCGCCGCGGTCGCCGTCGGTCGGCACCGCGTCGACCCGCCAGTCGTGGGCTTCGGCGATTTCCCGGACGATGGCCAGCCCGAAGCCCGTGCCGTCGTCCGTGGACGTGAACCCGCGTTCGAAGACGTTGTCCAGAGAGTCCTCGGGGATGCCCGGTCCGTCGTCTTCGACCGCGAAACCGTCCGGTAGCGCGGAGACGGTAACGGTGACGCCGTCACTCCCGTCTCCGACGGCGTCTGGGCGGGCCTGCGAGTCAGGACTCGTCGAGCCGTGCTCGACGGCGTTCCGGAAGAGATTCTCGAAGAGTTCCAGGAGGCGGCCGTGGTCGGCCTCGACGCGCGCGCTGTCGACCTCGAAGCGGACGGTCGACTCCGGCGCGTCCACAGAGCTCCAGGCGTCGCTGGCGGCGTCCGCGAGTGACACCGGCTCGGTCTCGTCGACGAGGCGGCCCTGGCGGGCGAGCGCGAGCACGTCCTCGACGAGCGAATTCATGCGGTCCAGAGCGTTCGCCGCCCGGTCGAAGTGCTCCGGGTCACCGGTCTCTCGCGCCAGGTCGAGGCTCCCCGAGGCGACGTTCAGGGGGCTGCGGAGGTCGTGGCTGACGACGCCCGCGAACTGGTCGAGGCGCTCGTTCTGGCGTTCGAGTTCCCGCTCGCGCTCCTTGCGTTCGGTGATGTCGCGGATGGACGCCAGCACGGCTGGCTCCCCCTGGTAGGTGATGATTGTCGTGGAGAACTCACAGTGACGGACATCGCCGTCGGGCCGCTGGACGCGCGCCTCGAACGTCTCCTGGTCGCCGACCTCCGCCGCGCCGTCGGCGACCGTCGTGAGCTTCTCGTGGTCACCGGGGTGGACGACGTCACGGACGTCGATATCGAGGATGGTGTCCTCGTCGCGACCGAACAGCTCGGTGCCACGCGGGTTCACGAAGTCGTAGCCGTCGTCGCGGTGGATGGTGACGGCGTCGTGGCTCTGCTCGATGACGGTCCGGTACTTCTGTTCGCTCTCCCGGAGCGCCTGGTCGGACCAGAGCCGGCTGAGTGTCTCCCCGACGTGGGACATCAGGAGTTCGGCGAGTTCGGCGTCCCGCTCGGAGAACGCGGCTTCGCGCTCGGCGGCCGCCTGGAACACGCCGATGCCCTGAATCGGGACGCTGAGCAGCGACCGGTAGGCGTCGTTGGCGGGTTCGGCGACCTCGTGGTCGGTCACGTCGTCGACGATGATGCGCTTGTCGTCCTGATAGGTCTGTCCGGCGATACCCTCGTCGTCCGGCCGCCGGATGGAGTCCTCGGAGTCCAGTCCGGTCGAGAGTGCGACCGGGACGAGATAGCCGTCGCGCGCCACGTCGATGCCACAGATGTCGAACTCGAGGATGTTCTCCGCGGCGTCGATGGCGAGATGGTAGATGGACTGTTCTTCCTCGCAGCCGACCATCTGAGCGGCGATGCTGTGGAGTTTGCGGAACTGGCGGCGTTCGACTTCGAGGTCCGCGTCCAGGTCGCGGTTGTCGGCCTCTGCCTCGAGTTTCCCGGCGGCGAGCGCGACCGTGCTGCCGACGGCGAGGAGGGTGTCGGTGTCCGACGAGTCGACGGAGTCGTCCGCAGCGAATGCGAGCGTGCCGTGGCGGTCGTCGCCGTCGCTCAGGGGGACGTGGTATTCGCGGCCCGGGTCTGCGTCGACTGTCTCGACGTGCTCCGCGTCCGGCGGCGTTTCCGGCGGGTCTGGGTCCTCGATACCCGCCGTGGCCTCGACGCCGGGTCCGTAGACGTACGCGTAGTCGGGGCCGCTGTCGACGACCGCACGGCAGACCGCCTCGTGTAACCCAGTGACACAGTCGGCCCTGTGGGCCGCCCCGCGAACGTTCGAGAGCAAGCGCCGTTCGTGAGTCATTCGGTCAGTCGCTGCCGGTCTGGCCGTTCGGGAGGTCGCGGAACGCCACCCGGAAGTCGTCGTGGCCGAAGTCGGTCACCGTCTCGTTGATTTGCTCGCGGAGGTTCTCGATGCGGTCGACGAGGTTGTCGTAGGAGTCGTCGAGTTGGACGCTGCCGTCCTCCGCTTCCGATTCGAGGAGGGCGCGCTTCGACATCAGGGAGTACAGCTCCTGGAGTTTGTCGTCGTACTTCGAGCGGTCGAGTAAGGTCTCGACGGTGGCCTTGAGGTCCTCGCGGTCGACCGGTTTCAGCAGGTACTCGTCGAAGCCGAGTTCGACGACGTCCGTGTTCGGACGGACGCCGGTAACCATCGCGACACGGCACTCGTACTCCGCGTTCCGGATGCGTTCGAGGACATCTTCCCCGGAGAGCCCAGGCATGCGACGGTCGAGTAAAACTACGTCGACGTCGTCAGTGTCGAGGGTGTCGAGCGCCACGGTACCCGTCGTAGCAGTCACGACGTTGTACTCGTCGCCAAGCCACGCTGCGTAGACGTCCGTGAGCGCCTCGTCGTCGTCCACCACCAAAACTTCCGCCACTTCGTCGGTCATACAAGCGGTTCCTTGCGATACGTGTCGAACCTGCCAAGTTAAAGGTTTCTCCCTGAGTCTCAGTTCGTCGGACGTGGCGGTCACGACGGAGCGGTACCACCCGAGAATTAAGTTAAAAGGCTTTCGCTGATTGGGGTTACCTGAACGTAATCCTTTGGCTGGCCAAAAAACCCATTAATCGTGTAGAATAGCTCCTATCAGACGCGTTCTCGGCATGAGAACTAACCACACGACCGCGAAACATTTATATGCTTGTCGCTATTACTTTGCATCACAACGAGCCGGGCGGGGAGTCGGTTGTTGCCCGGCGCTTCAACCATAATGAGTGACAGTACAATCCGAACCTACAGCAGTGACCAGCGCCAGACAGAGAACGAATCCACGTCGACGACCGACGAGAGCGTCCTGACCTGCCCCGAGTGCGGCGGGCAGGTCGTCGACGACGAGGAGCACGGCGAATCAGTCTGCGTCGAGTGCGGGCTGGTCGTCGAGGAGGACGGCATCGACCGCGGGCCGGAGTGGCGCGCGTTCGATTCCAAAGAGAAAGACCAGAAGTCCCGCGTGGGCGCGCCGACGACGAACATGATGCACGACAAGGGGCTGTCGACGAACATCGGCTGGCAGGACAAAGACGCCTACGGCAACAGCCTCTCGTCCAACCAGCGTCAGAAGATGCAGCGGCTGCGCAAGTGGAACGAGCGCTTCCGCACCCGCAACAGCAAGGAACGCAACCTCAAGCAGGCCCTCGGCGAAATCGAACGCATGGCCTCCGCGCTCGGCCTCCCGAAGGAGGTACGCGAGACGGCGTCGGTCATCTACCGCCGCGCGCTCTCCGAGGACCTCCTCCCCGGCCGCAGCATCGAGGGCGTCGCCACGGCTGCCCTCTACGCGTCGGCCCGCCAGCTGCAGACGCCGCGCTCCATCGACGAGGTGGCGAACGTCAGCCGCATCGACGAGATGGAGTTCAAGCGCACGTACCGCTACATCGTGCGCGAGCTGAGCCTTGAGGTCGCGCCCGCGGACCCCTCGCAGTACGTCCCGCGGTTCGCCAGCGAACTCGACCTCCCGGACGAGGTCGAGCGTCGCTCCCGGGAACTCCTCGAGAACGCCCAGAAGGACGGCGTCACGTCCGGGAAGTCCCCGGTCGGCCTCGCCGCGGCGGCCATCTACGCGTCCAGCCTGCTCACCAACCACAAGGTGACCCAGAGCGAGGTCAGCGACGTCACGGACGTCAGCGAGGTCACCATCCGGAACCGCTACCAGGAGCTCCTGGAAGCGACCGAAGCGGCCGCCTAGAACCGTGTCGAGCGCTCTACTCGGTACACTCGTCTAATTCTCTCTACGCCGGACGCCGCCACGCAGCGACAGCTACGCGTAGTTCCGTTCGCCGGCCTCGACAGCGACGGGTACGTGGTTGTCCGACGGAGGCACTGCACACGCGAAGTTGTCGCTGTACGCGCAGAAGGGGTTGTACGCGAGGTTGAAGTCCAGCGCGATGGGGTCGCCGTCGTCGGCGTCCGCTGGGTCGACGTCCAGGTATCGGCCGCGGTCGTAGGTCGCGTCATCGTTCGTTGCGTCCGTGAACGGGACGAAGAGCGTGTCTTCGCCCTCGACGTGGAACGCCGTCAGGGTGTAGTGGTCGCCGTCGAGGTCGAAGCCGAGGACGGCGGCCCGCGTGTACTCCGCGGGCGGCCCCTGCGTCGTCTCCAGTTCGACGGACTCGGTGTCCGTGACCGCGCTGTACTTCGCCGTCACTCGGAACTCGGGGTCGGGGTCGAAGTAGTCGAGGCCGTCGAAGCCCTCGCGGTCCTCGGGCGGAATCGGCGACTGGTCGTGGCTGCCGAAGAAGTCGTCTTTCTCCGCGCGGAACTCGCGGACGCGCTCCCGCCACTCGGCCTCGTCGAAGTCCTCGTTCATGGGTGCAGTGTCTCGGCCGACCACCCTAACTGTGGCGACGCGGACGGACACCCTTTTGACTGGTCCAGTCCCTGGTGTAGGTATGCACGTTCTCGACGGGAGTTCCGGTGGCGGTCAACTCGTCCGCACGGCGCTGTCGTGCGCGGCGGTCTCCGGAGAGCCCTTCCGGATGCGGTACGTGCGGCGCGCCCGGTCGAACCCCGGGCTGCAGGCCCAGCACTGCGCCGCTATTGAGGCCGTCGCCGACATCTGTGACGCAGCGACAGAGGGAGTCGAAGTCGGCTCGGAGGCGTTCACATTCGAGCCGCGTGTGGCAGCCGAAGAGGCCGACGAGGAGGAGCCAGTACTCGGCGGGTCGACGAGCGTCGAGGTCGGAACGGCGGGCTCCGTCCCGCTGGTGTTCGACGCGCTGCTGCCGGTGGCGACCGCCCTCGAGGAGCCGATCGAGGCGTCGCTCACGGGCGGGACGGACGCGAAGTGGGCTCCGCCGTTCGACTACTTCCGGCACGTGAAGCTGCCGCTGCTCCGCGAGCACGGCCTCGAAGCCGAGGTCTCGGTCGACCGCCGCGGGTTCTATCCGCGCGGCGGCGGCGAGGCGACGTTGACGGTCCATCCCTCGGAGTTCGCCCCGCTCTCGCTCACGGAGCGCGGCGCTCGCGAGTCCCTGACCGCGTACTCCGTGGCGGAGGCGTCGCTGGCCGAAGACGACGTCGCGGAGCGGCAGGCCGAGGCGGCCGCGCCGGACGCGACTCACGAAATCGAGTACGCAGAGGCGGACTCGGTCGGGTCGGCCGTCGTGCTCGCCGCGGAGTACGAGCAGTCCCGCGCGGGCTTCACGGGTCTCGGCGACCGCACGACGTCCGCCGAGGAAGTCGGTGAGGCGGCCGCCGAGGCGTTCGCCGAGTTCGAGGACGGCGACGCCGCGGTCGACGGCCACCTCGCAGACCAGCTCGTCCCGATTCTCGCGGTCGCCGGCGGCGAGGTGCGTGCGCCCGAGGTGACGACACACGTGGAGACGGTTGTCGACCTGCTCGGGGAGTTCGGCTACGACGTGACTGTCGAGGACGACGGCGACGCGGTCGTCATCTCGGCCTGACGCGCGGCCGACGCTTCGCGGACGCTCTCAGAGGAACAGCGACGCCAGTCCAGCGGTCGCGCCGGCGACGGCGAGCCAGCCGGCGAAGTTCCACCAGGGGACACCCCGGTAGGCCGGCCCGCCGAGGTCGGTGTGGTACGTCCAGTGGCCGTCCGCGACGCCCTTGGGGTCGGCGGCGACGTCGTAGCCGGTCGCGAGCACGGCAGCGAGTGCGACCGCGAGCCAGCCCTCGACCGCGAGCAGCGCGAACCGGTAGGCGACGTAGACGGTGCCGGTCCAGCCGGCGAGCACGTACAGCGGCACGCCGAGCAGCTTCGGACCGACGTGGTGTTCCAGCCAGCCGAGCTGAATCACGACGAGTTCCGCGGCGTACGCGACTGCTGCGCCGCCGACGAACAGCGCGAGCGTCGCGTCCAGCGGCCACGTGACGACGGCGGTGGCGAGCGCGACGGCCCAGAGGGCGAGCACGCTCGCGACGAAGGTGCGCGTGTTCGGCATACGGGAACGGCGTCGGCCCACGCTAAAAGTCGGTCGGTGCGCTCACTGGGTGAGCGTGTCGTTGCCGGGTGCGTCCTCGGGCGCGAGCGCGACCGGGGACTCGTAGGTCACCGACGACCGGTGGACCGTGACGTCGACGGTGGCACGGTAGATGGCGGGCCGCGTGGTCGGGGCGTCCGTCGCGAAGGCTCCGAGTTCGCGGTCGACGAACAGCTGGTAGCGGCCGGTCGCCCGGTCGCCGTCGCTGACGGTCA encodes:
- a CDS encoding universal stress protein, with product MERAIAVVEASDSAKELVREAGELAAGVDAELVLLHVTTEDEYSDRRESMASIPDLNVNYTIDEAQDGARTFAKDIGRDVLGDVDIEPEAAGRVGEKGDEILQFADSTDADHIFLAGRKRSPTGKAIFGDVTQRIILEFDGAVTVVTT
- a CDS encoding DICT sensory domain-containing protein, with product MSLRRLIAEVRGREKTLTVYAPAEADVVDAVREYFASQHVTVRHERTDSGPRAVLSDDGEELASVDADALRKLTSRDLHEVGEAAPYSPLLACLDRTTFTSYDRRQMTQASREIEDRAWRANQGELHTGFQALSNVVTERETYEQLATSGLDVNVYGVPDEDLGATPFSVFGIDTEEVAKTWFVVFDGGGNREQSSALLAEERGEGFYGLWTYEPDLVERALGVLGEFRERA
- a CDS encoding DICT sensory domain-containing protein; this translates as MTGFREVVADIGGRNRVLTVYAEGARELVAAARSYFASQSVTVAEESTGDERVVLSDPDGTELVTVGLDALRDLTRGFERGVGDGASYTELLSHLDQTTFVSYDRRQMLQATREVEDRAWRLGDGSLYAGFQRLSKLRDQRRVYERLAGTDLDVHVYGQRDAAVSLPSSLTVHERESAAFLDTWFVLFDADEAGESAMLLAVEESDGFEGFWTFDDDLVADGLAALRAET
- a CDS encoding metal-dependent hydrolase family protein, whose product is MRVFDTGRLVDGRRDDAVEDARLVVDDGEVVDAGPREHVDAPADADRESLPDATIVPGFVDAHVHLQGARSMNIEDWLATPDSEAAARATTDLRRLVDAGFTSARDLGSSVGLGLRAAVRDGEVPGPRVFTSGRAISQTAGHGDVHGVPHERVADGTPLSTLADGPAECRKEARKRLREGVDCLKVMTTGGVLSQRDTPDVRQFTDDEIAAMTQEAERVGVQVASHAQGADGIVAALRNGVDTIEHGFHLDDRGLDLLAERDATFVPTLAIMHRITERGDDYGVPEWGLEKSRAARESHLDAVERAYEAGVPVAAGTDFMGPELVPHGENALEMELFVDEIGMTEMEAIQAGTRVSARTLPRDDVGTLEADQRADFAVLSGDPLADISAVRDVEATYVDGERVDGYS
- a CDS encoding cyclase family protein; the protein is MRDLSQDLTAGQPYPGDPPVRVTPHATMTEDGYRVAELACSTHSGTHVDAPSHLCEDGASLGAFDVADFRFDARVLDCTDFGDREPVPSERVPDTDADLLLVHTGFATYWGTDEYLDHPYLSAAAAERCASQGCAVGLDAPSVDPSPSPNASDDEPAGYPAHHALLGAGLPILENLTNLAGLPERVTVHAYPLPVDADGAPARVVAEP
- a CDS encoding DUF7112 family protein, yielding MSEYVTHESLLSVVGTVERAGGTRRLEVRLPADSDASFPVGDVVRVVLGGSEHRARVDQTADGTPVFRGAYDTPSQARDPGAATNRLGEWVEDVGLEAGRSVHVDVVEAEFKYGVRAPGADATYESTGRPDPGLADIAASLDDE
- a CDS encoding sensor histidine kinase, whose translation is MTHERRLLSNVRGAAHRADCVTGLHEAVCRAVVDSGPDYAYVYGPGVEATAGIEDPDPPETPPDAEHVETVDADPGREYHVPLSDGDDRHGTLAFAADDSVDSSDTDTLLAVGSTVALAAGKLEAEADNRDLDADLEVERRQFRKLHSIAAQMVGCEEEQSIYHLAIDAAENILEFDICGIDVARDGYLVPVALSTGLDSEDSIRRPDDEGIAGQTYQDDKRIIVDDVTDHEVAEPANDAYRSLLSVPIQGIGVFQAAAEREAAFSERDAELAELLMSHVGETLSRLWSDQALRESEQKYRTVIEQSHDAVTIHRDDGYDFVNPRGTELFGRDEDTILDIDVRDVVHPGDHEKLTTVADGAAEVGDQETFEARVQRPDGDVRHCEFSTTIITYQGEPAVLASIRDITERKERERELERQNERLDQFAGVVSHDLRSPLNVASGSLDLARETGDPEHFDRAANALDRMNSLVEDVLALARQGRLVDETEPVSLADAASDAWSSVDAPESTVRFEVDSARVEADHGRLLELFENLFRNAVEHGSTSPDSQARPDAVGDGSDGVTVTVSALPDGFAVEDDGPGIPEDSLDNVFERGFTSTDDGTGFGLAIVREIAEAHDWRVDAVPTDGDRGARFEVTEASILD
- a CDS encoding response regulator, which codes for MTDEVAEVLVVDDDEALTDVYAAWLGDEYNVVTATTGTVALDTLDTDDVDVVLLDRRMPGLSGEDVLERIRNAEYECRVAMVTGVRPNTDVVELGFDEYLLKPVDREDLKATVETLLDRSKYDDKLQELYSLMSKRALLESEAEDGSVQLDDSYDNLVDRIENLREQINETVTDFGHDDFRVAFRDLPNGQTGSD
- a CDS encoding transcription initiation factor IIB — protein: MSDSTIRTYSSDQRQTENESTSTTDESVLTCPECGGQVVDDEEHGESVCVECGLVVEEDGIDRGPEWRAFDSKEKDQKSRVGAPTTNMMHDKGLSTNIGWQDKDAYGNSLSSNQRQKMQRLRKWNERFRTRNSKERNLKQALGEIERMASALGLPKEVRETASVIYRRALSEDLLPGRSIEGVATAALYASARQLQTPRSIDEVANVSRIDEMEFKRTYRYIVRELSLEVAPADPSQYVPRFASELDLPDEVERRSRELLENAQKDGVTSGKSPVGLAAAAIYASSLLTNHKVTQSEVSDVTDVSEVTIRNRYQELLEATEAAA
- a CDS encoding DUF1684 domain-containing protein, with amino-acid sequence MNEDFDEAEWRERVREFRAEKDDFFGSHDQSPIPPEDREGFDGLDYFDPDPEFRVTAKYSAVTDTESVELETTQGPPAEYTRAAVLGFDLDGDHYTLTAFHVEGEDTLFVPFTDATNDDATYDRGRYLDVDPADADDGDPIALDFNLAYNPFCAYSDNFACAVPPSDNHVPVAVEAGERNYA